A single genomic interval of Prionailurus viverrinus isolate Anna chromosome A2, UM_Priviv_1.0, whole genome shotgun sequence harbors:
- the LOC125160960 gene encoding olfactory receptor 2Z1: MGDANQSVTSDFILVGLFSHSGSRQLLFSLVAATFTVGLLGNTILLFLIRMDSRLHTPMYFLLSQLSVFDVGFPLVAIPKMASHFLQGEGSISFEGCAAQIFFLTLLGVAEGILLALMSYDRYVAVCHPLQYSVLMRRRVCLLMVGSSWLAGVLNASIQTSITLHFPCCASRIVDHFFCEVPALLKLSCADTSAYELALSTSGVLILVLPLSLIAISYGHVLGAVIRMRSEEARNKAFTTCSSHITVVGLFYGAAVFMYMVPGAYHSPHQDNVVSLFYSLVTPTLNPLIYSLRNREVRMALVKMLSRAGLRPK, translated from the coding sequence ATGGGGGATGCGAATCAGTCAGTGACCTCTGACTTCATTCTAGTGGGCCTCTTCAGTCACTCAGGTTCACGTCAGCTACTCTTCTCCCTGGTGGCTGCCACGTTTACCGTGGGCCTCCTGGGCAATACCATTCTGCTCTTCCTGATCCGCATGGACTCCCGGCTCCACACACCCATGTACTTTCTTCTCAGTCAGCTCTCTGTGTTTGATGTTGGCTTTCCCCTGGTCGCCATCCCCAAGATGGCATCCCACTTCCTGCAGGGAGAAGGTTCCATCTCCTTTGAGGGTTGTGCAGCTCAAATATTCTTCCTGACCCTGTTGGGTGTGGCTGAGGGCATCCTGTTGGCCCTCATGTCCTATGACCGTTATGTTGCTGTGTGTCACCCTCTACAGTATTCTGTGCTCATGAGGCGTCGGGTGTGCCTGCTCATGGTGGGCTCCTCCTGGCTGGCAGGTGTGCTCAATGCCTCCATCCAGACCTCCATcactctgcacttcccctgctgTGCCTCCCGCATCGTGGACCACTTCTTCTGCGAGGTGCCAGCCCTGCTGAAGCTCTCCTGTGCAGACACCTCGGCCTACGAGTTGGCGCTGTCCACCTCCGGGGTGCTGATCCttgtccttcccctttccctcatcGCCATCTCCTATGGCCACGTGTTGGGCGCCGTTATACGCATGCGGTCTGAGGAGGCCAGAAACAAGGCCTTCACCACCTGCTCCTCGCACATCACGGTAGTGGGACTCTTTTATGGTGCTGCTGTGTTCATGTACATGGTGCCGGGTGCCTACCACAGCCCACACCAGGACAACGTGGTCTCCCTATTCTACAGCCTTGTCACTCCCACACTCAACCCCCTTATCTACAGTCTGAGAAATCGGGAGGTGCGGATGGCTTTGGTCAAAATGCTCAGCAGAGCTGGGCTCAGGCCAAAGTGA
- the ACTL9 gene encoding actin-like protein 9, whose protein sequence is MDANHSGCTKPQPSPEAPRPDANPSSILANETLRQEPPSMVGDRLPPKTGAVVIDMGTGTCKVGFAGQARPAYTVATIVGCQPKKPSSPRQAALETFIGEAARKRPELTLVQPVRNGIVVDWDAAELIWRHLLEHDLRAAPRDHPLLFSDPPFSPSTNREKLVEVAFESLRCPATYVASQAVLSVYAHGRVSGLVVDAGHGVTCAAAVFQGYNLPHATERLDLAGTHLTAFLAETLLGPGLPPGQHDLDTVEAIKHRYCYVAPDFLQAQARPERECRQTLRLPDGRTLTLGKELFQCPELLFSPPEMPGLSPAGVPAMAGRSLHKVPPEARADVAQNVLLCGGSSLFPGFEGRFRAELLRRQPPEAHVVVAAQPTRNFSVWRGGSILASLRAFQACWVLREQYEEQGPHIVYRKCY, encoded by the coding sequence ATGGACGCCAACCACTCCGGGTGCACGAagccccagccctccccagaGGCCCCCAGGCCTGACGCGAACCCCAGCTCAATCCTGGCGAACGAGACCCTGCGGCAGGAGCCCCCCAGCATGGTGGGCGACAGGTTGCCACCAAAGACCGGCGCGGTGGTCATCGACATGGGCACAGGCACCTGTAAGGTGGGCTTCGCGGGCCAGGCCCGGCCCGCCTACACCGTGGCCACCATCGTGGGCTGCCAGCCCAAGAAGCCGTCCTCCCCCCGGCAGGCGGCGCTGGAGACTTTCATCGGCGAGGCCGCCCGCAAGCGCCCGGAGCTGACGCTGGTGCAGCCGGTGCGTAACGGCATCGTGGTGGACTGGGACGCCGCCGAGCTCATCTGGCGCCACCTGCTGGAGCACGACCTCCGCGCGGCCCCTCGGGACCACCCGCTGCTGTTCTCCGACCCGCCCTTCAGCCCCAGCACCAACCGCGAGAAGCTGGTGGAGGTGGCCTTCGAGTCGCTGCGCTGCCCCGCCACGTACGTGGCCTCGCAGGCCGTGCTGTCCGTCTACGCGCACGGGCGGGTCAGCGGGCTGGTGGTGGACGCCGGCCACGGCGTCACCTGCGCGGCGGCGGTTTTTCAGGGCTACAACCTGCCGCACGCCACCGAGCGCCTGGACCTGGCGGGCACCCACCTGACCGCCTTCCTGGCGGAGACGCTCCTCGGCCCGGGCCTGCCGCCGGGCCAGCACGACCTGGACACGGTCGAGGCCATCAAGCATCGCTACTGCTACGTGGCCCCCGACTTCCTCCAGGCGCAGGCGCGACCCGAGCGGGAATGCCGCCAGACCCTGAGGCTGCCCGACGGGCGGACGCTCACGCTGGGCAAGGAGCTGTTCCAGTGCCCCGAGCTGCTGTTCAGCCCCCCGGAGATGCCGGGGCTGTCGCCCGCGGGCGTCCCCGCCATGGCCGGACGGAGCCTTCACAAGGTGCCCCCGGAGGCGCGCGCGGACGTGGCCCAGAACGTGCTGCTCTGCGGGGGCTCCTCGCTCTTCCCGGGGTTCGAGGGCCGCTTCAGGGCGGAGCTTTTGCGCCGCCAGCCCCCGGAGGCCCACGTGGTGGTGGCGGCGCAGCCTACCAGAAACTTCTCGGTGTGGAGGGGGGGCTCTATCCTGGCCTCGCTGCGCGCCTTCCAGGCCTGCTGGGTCCTGCGGGAGCAGTACGAAGAGCAGGGACCGCACATCGTCTACCGCAAATGCTACTGA